The genomic DNA TACAATTGATAAAAAAAGTCCTCACATACTTAGACACACCTTTGCTACACATATGCTCAACAATGGAGCAGACCTTAATGTCATAAAGGAATTGTTAGGCCATGCAAGTTTATCCGCTACCGAAGTCTATACTCATAATTCGATAGGTAAACTAAAACAAATATTTAATAACGCTCATCCAAGAGCATAAAAAATCACATTATGCAAATCACTATTCATTCAGTACGTTTCGACGCAGACCAAAAATTATTAGATTTTACAACTAAGAAAATTGAAAAATTATTGCAATTTGATGATGAGTTAATATCGTCGGATGTTTTTCTTAGAATAGAAAATGCCTCAGACAAGTCAAATAAACTAGTGGAAGTCAAAGTCAATACTGGTTTTAGTGAGTTGTTTGCAAGTAAAAAATGCGAGTCTTTTGAAGAGGCTGTTGATCTTGTCCAAGAAATTTTGGTAAGACAAGTCAAGAAAAACAAGCATAAAAAGCGCTTAGTTTAGCCTTATTTTCCCCTTAAAATAGATATCATAAAAAAAAACAGTATTTGTTATTTGTGTGAAACAAAAACTTTAATACATTTGCAAACCCTTTTTCAAGAGGGGCTGTTTTTTTATTTATTGAAATTGCCGCTATAGCTCAGTTGGCTAGAGCAGCTGATTTGTAATCAGCAGGTCGTGGGTTCGAGTCCCTCTAGCGGCTCAGTTCTTAGTTTAAGAGCTAATTGTTATGGGGAGATACTCAAGCGGTCAACGAGGACAGACTGTAAATCTGTTGGCTTCGCCTTCGTAGGTTCGAATCCTGCTCTCCCCACATTAACAAATTTGCGGGAGTAGCTCAGCTGGCCAGAGCATCAGCCTTCCAAGCTGAGGGTCGCGGGTTCGAATCCCGTCTCCCGCTCTTAACCTAAGCCGATGTAGCTCAGGGGTAGAGCGTTTCCTTGGTAAGGAAGAGGTCACGGGTTCAATTCCCGTCATTGGCTCAATAGAAATAAAAAAACAGCCTTTCTTTATAGGAGGACTAACTTTAATTAATTAAAAATAGCTAGCTATGGCAAAAGAGAATTTTAATCGTACCAAACCACACTTAAACATTGGTACAATCGGTCATGTTGACCACGGTAAAACTACCTTGACTGCCGCTATTACTAAGGTATTGGCGGACGCTGGATTGTGTGAAGCTCAAGCGTTTGACTCTATCGATAACGCTCCAGAAGAAAAAGAAAGAGGTATAACTATTAACACTGCTCACGTAGAGTATGAAACTGCTAATCGTCATTACGCTCACGTTGACTGTCCAGGTCACGCCGATTACGTAAAAAACATGGTTACTGGTGCTGCTCAGATGGATGGTGCAATCTTAGTTTGTGCGGCCACTGATGGTCCAATGCCTCAAACGAGAGAGCATATCTTATTAGCTCGTCAGGTAGGTGTTCCTGCTGTCGTTGTATTCCTTAATAAAGTGGATATGGTTGACGATGAGGAACTTTTAGAATTAGTAGAGATGGAAGTGAGAGAATTACTTTCTTTCTATGAGTATGATGGTGACAATGCTCCAGTTGTTGCAGGTTCTGCTTTGGGTGCACTTAACGGTGAAGCTCAGTGGGTTGATTCTGTAATGAAATTAATGGAAGCTGTTGACGCTCACATTCCAGAGCCAGTTCGTGATAATGCTAAAGACTTCTTGATGCCTATCGAGGATGTATTTACTATTACTGGACGTGGTACTGTTGCTACAGGTCGTATCGAAACAGGTGTTGCAAACACAGGTGATTCGGTTGATATCATCGGTATGGGTGCTGAGAAATTAGGATCTACAGTAACTGGTGTTGAGATGTTCCGTAAAATCTTAGATAGAGGTGAAGCGGGTGACAACGTAGGTATCTTACTTCGTGGTATTGAGAAATCTGATATCAAAAGAGGTATGGTAATCTGCAAACCAGGTTCTGTAACACCTCACACTAAATTTAAGGCTGAGGTTTATATCTTGAAAAAAGAAGAAGGTGGTCGTCATACACCATTCCATAACAAGTACCGTCCACAGTTCTATTTAAGAACGACTGACGTAACTGGAGAAATTCAGTTGCCAGAAGGTACTGAAATGGTAATGCCAGGTGACAACCTAACAATTACAGTTGAATTAATCAATAAAGTAGCGATGAGCCAAGGTCTTCGTTTTGCAATCCGTGAGGGTGGTAGAACTGTAGGTGCTGGTCAGATTACTGAGATTATCAGCTAGTAATAATTTTTACTAACAGCA from Flavobacteriales bacterium includes the following:
- the tuf gene encoding elongation factor Tu; protein product: MAKENFNRTKPHLNIGTIGHVDHGKTTLTAAITKVLADAGLCEAQAFDSIDNAPEEKERGITINTAHVEYETANRHYAHVDCPGHADYVKNMVTGAAQMDGAILVCAATDGPMPQTREHILLARQVGVPAVVVFLNKVDMVDDEELLELVEMEVRELLSFYEYDGDNAPVVAGSALGALNGEAQWVDSVMKLMEAVDAHIPEPVRDNAKDFLMPIEDVFTITGRGTVATGRIETGVANTGDSVDIIGMGAEKLGSTVTGVEMFRKILDRGEAGDNVGILLRGIEKSDIKRGMVICKPGSVTPHTKFKAEVYILKKEEGGRHTPFHNKYRPQFYLRTTDVTGEIQLPEGTEMVMPGDNLTITVELINKVAMSQGLRFAIREGGRTVGAGQITEIIS
- the raiA gene encoding ribosome-associated translation inhibitor RaiA — protein: MQITIHSVRFDADQKLLDFTTKKIEKLLQFDDELISSDVFLRIENASDKSNKLVEVKVNTGFSELFASKKCESFEEAVDLVQEILVRQVKKNKHKKRLV